In a single window of the Candidatus Limnocylindrales bacterium genome:
- a CDS encoding 2-oxoacid:acceptor oxidoreductase family protein: MYQVRFHGRGGQGVVTAAELLSVAAFREGRHSQAFPSFGSERTGAPVVAFCRLDDKPIRLREPILSPDAVVIQDPTLLHQVDVFGGLAPHGFVLINTSRAVAELGLEDFAASRTVATVPATELALTYVGKPLPNAALLGALAAATRRIALDSVCSAIRERFGTRIADANVAAATAAYDFVEARHRENEHAQAG, from the coding sequence ATGTACCAGGTACGTTTTCACGGCAGAGGAGGCCAGGGCGTCGTAACCGCGGCCGAGCTGCTGTCGGTCGCCGCTTTTCGCGAGGGACGGCACTCGCAGGCGTTTCCGAGCTTCGGTTCGGAGCGCACCGGCGCGCCCGTCGTCGCGTTTTGCCGGCTCGACGACAAACCCATTCGCCTGCGCGAGCCCATCCTCTCGCCGGACGCGGTCGTCATCCAGGATCCGACCTTGCTGCACCAGGTGGATGTCTTTGGCGGCCTCGCGCCGCACGGTTTCGTGCTGATCAATACTTCCCGCGCGGTCGCCGAGCTCGGACTCGAGGATTTCGCGGCAAGCCGAACAGTGGCCACGGTGCCGGCGACCGAGCTTGCGCTCACGTATGTCGGCAAGCCGCTGCCGAACGCCGCGCTGCTCGGTGCGCTGGCGGCGGCGACCAGACGGATTGCGCTCGACTCGGTCTGCTCGGCAATCCGGGAACGTTTCGGCACGCGCATCGCCGACGCGAATGTCGCCGCCGCCACCGCCGCTTACGATTTCGTCGAAGCACGGCATCGGGAGAACGAGCATGCTCAAGCAGGTTGA
- a CDS encoding wax ester/triacylglycerol synthase family O-acyltransferase — protein sequence MASYSRLSALDRSFLDIEDRNTHMHVGATCVFDVGPLRAADGGIDIERVRAYVESRLHLIPRYRQHIAHIPIEGHPVWVDDAQFDIRYHVRHLSIPRPGCDRELKRLAGWINSQQLDRGKPLWEMWVIEGLENDRFALIAKTHHCMIDGLAGADLMAVLLEPGPDTPFGEPHRWRPRPTPSRSRLMRDAAIRRMMLPLRIARSLVTDPAGAWSNVSDLASALIETTTAALQPGSETRLNRAIGSHRRFDWLTFDLDTVKAVKNRLGGTVNDVVLAVVSGGLRNYLTNRDVSIDLDPGFVFRAFCPVGLQRSQRGAAGGNFVSAMVTDLPVGEPDRRKRLQRIRDFTRSHKDGAPVRGTEVLETIADEVYPPMLATFASMIESSRAYNIVVTNVPGPQLPLYLLGSQMVQSYPLVPLFGHQGVGIALLSYDGKLCWGFSADRDVVPDLHDLVECLQREFDQLCTLAGLPVARSARLRSVSSDEAVETAWPATAGEFAGEQAAAVGS from the coding sequence ATGGCCAGCTATTCGCGCCTGTCCGCGCTCGATCGATCGTTCCTGGACATCGAGGATCGCAACACCCACATGCACGTCGGAGCGACGTGCGTCTTCGACGTCGGGCCGCTGCGGGCGGCCGACGGCGGAATCGACATCGAGCGCGTGCGCGCTTACGTCGAATCGCGCCTTCACCTGATCCCGCGATACCGGCAGCACATCGCCCACATCCCGATCGAAGGCCATCCGGTCTGGGTCGACGACGCGCAGTTCGACATCCGCTATCACGTTCGCCACCTCAGCATCCCGCGCCCGGGCTGTGATCGTGAGCTCAAGCGCCTGGCGGGATGGATCAACTCGCAGCAGCTCGACCGCGGCAAGCCGCTCTGGGAAATGTGGGTCATCGAGGGACTCGAGAACGACCGCTTCGCGCTGATCGCCAAGACCCATCACTGCATGATCGACGGACTCGCCGGCGCCGACCTGATGGCCGTGCTGCTCGAGCCCGGTCCCGACACGCCTTTCGGCGAGCCGCACCGCTGGCGGCCGCGCCCGACTCCGTCGCGCTCACGCCTGATGCGCGACGCTGCGATCCGGCGGATGATGCTGCCGTTGCGCATCGCACGATCGCTGGTCACCGATCCTGCCGGCGCATGGAGCAACGTGAGCGACCTCGCTTCGGCGCTCATCGAGACGACGACGGCAGCGCTGCAGCCGGGCTCGGAGACGCGGCTCAATCGTGCGATCGGAAGTCATCGTCGCTTCGACTGGCTGACGTTCGACCTCGACACCGTCAAAGCCGTCAAGAATCGTCTCGGGGGGACGGTCAACGACGTGGTTCTTGCCGTCGTCAGCGGCGGTCTGCGCAACTATCTCACGAATCGCGATGTCAGCATCGATCTGGATCCCGGCTTCGTGTTCCGCGCGTTCTGCCCCGTCGGCCTGCAACGTTCGCAGCGCGGCGCGGCCGGAGGAAACTTCGTATCGGCGATGGTGACCGACCTGCCGGTCGGCGAGCCCGACAGGCGCAAGCGCCTGCAACGCATTCGCGACTTCACGCGCAGCCACAAGGACGGCGCACCGGTGCGTGGCACCGAAGTGCTCGAAACCATCGCCGACGAAGTGTACCCGCCGATGCTCGCGACGTTCGCGTCGATGATCGAGAGCTCGCGCGCGTACAACATCGTCGTCACCAACGTCCCCGGTCCGCAGCTGCCGCTCTACCTGCTCGGTTCGCAGATGGTCCAGAGCTATCCGCTGGTGCCGCTGTTCGGTCATCAGGGAGTCGGGATCGCGCTGCTCAGCTACGACGGCAAGCTGTGCTGGGGCTTCAGTGCGGATCGCGACGTCGTCCCGGACCTGCACGATCTGGTCGAGTGCCTGCAGCGCGAGTTCGATCAGCTCTGCACGCTGGCGGGTTTGCCGGTGGCGCGAAGCGCGCGCCTGCGTTCGGTTTCATCCGACGAAGCGGTGGAAACCGCGTGGCCTGCGACGGCCGGGGAATTCGCCGGTGAGCAAGCCGCGGCCGTCGGGAGCTGA